From the genome of Rhododendron vialii isolate Sample 1 chromosome 10a, ASM3025357v1:
ggaatacaaattttttttaaatatatatcttttGGTCACACGGTTGATGCAAATCTAGGAGATTCTTTGTTCATTTGTTGTGAGAGATAATAGaagttaagtaattttttaatacccatctaaatatttttaagtCATCACTTGTCGGTACTAttcaaagaaattaaattttaaaatcctTATCACATCTACTTATATAAGACACATTTACCGATTATAATAcacttattcaaattttttaggtGGAGTAATTCCACTAAgcttttttttagctttttgtgtttgagttttgtccttattagtATTTGTCTCTAAAActttaataattaaatatttgcTCTTCATCCTATGATTCTCTTACGGCTcttattaaaaattttaaagtaaaaaattaattataatccttccgaataaaattaccaaaaataaaaaatcttcgCACTGGTCCAAACGTACTTAAAAttggaacatttaattttttaatcatattttttaatactatataagagtttaaaaaaattaagtgttctaattttcaatccgttttaactggtacgaagattttatttttctaatcaatTTATTCTAAAtgttcataattaatttttaactctaaaaCTTTCAATAAGAATCCTAAGAGAACCATAGAGAAAAAGATGATACCATGGTGTCGCTGGTCATTTTgaggacaccgtaatttttggcataacttcatcattatgagtataactaaaatccattacaagcataacagaacccaaacaaaacataactaaggaatatccaaaaaatcaatcaaggtgtaaccaaatccaaccaagacATAACAAACACGCCTTGTTAtagttctgttatgcttgtaataaattttggttatgctcataatgattttgttttgccaaaagttacggtgtctccaaaatgaccagagacaccgaagtcattctgTAGGAAAAAATTTCCATGTAATCTCAGTGCTTCAAAAAAATCACACCGTAAAAGGAAATAGGAAAGGAGTTAGGCCCgttccggaaaggaaaataagttcttattttttaagaagacaatttcaagctcaaaaataatgtgtttacgcaaattattttcgtatcaatatggatcttgtttgatagatctcattgagatctttaatacggtgtaaaaaaaattgaaaaattatttttcatttacattatttttgagtttaaaaatataaaataaatatttattttttaaaaaggtgtttcGGAACGAAGCCTTAGGAAATAGGGAAGTAACACTGTAAAAGGGGAGCAAGGAGTGAATACGTGACGGATGGAAAGAGATGGGACAGGGGACTGGGACAGAAGAAGTCGGGCAGGTGATCCGAAGCCagtatttcaaactttgaaCTGACTTGTTCGCTAGCTCTTTTCTGCCAGCTCTGACCCATGCGAGCCAGCTGTCCACTGTACAGACTTTCCTTCCTCTAGGCTTTGCTAAACTTTAATACACGTTTGGACTACCTCTTGTCATTGTTCAATGCAACTTTCTTGAACAAAAAAACTATGAGCAGAGACAATCCGAagggacaaacgcgtttggttccatttggatcccgaaaaaatctaaaaaaatattcataaattttttaatattattttatgggattttgtaaaaaatcagctccaatagatatccaaaagtaatacttaccgatatctactggagctgattttttatagggcctcataaaataatattcaaaaatttatggatatttttttagattttttcggaaTCCAAATGGGACCAAACGTGTTTGTCCCTACGAATTATTCCGCGGAGTGTCCATGCTCATAGCAGAGCTGTTGATTGAACTTAGGCCATTTCCCTCTCTAAagggaaataaatatttaaaaaaaaaaaagataatttaaatttaaaaattatgtgtttatacaaaaaaaatttatcaatatagatcttgtttgatagatctcattgagatctttaatacggtgcaaaaaaaattaaaaaaatatttgtcattgacattatttttgaatttaaaaatgtaaaataaatacttattttttaagaaaatgttctgaaacggggccttattcctcatctttcatttcaaaatagTGAGGGACATGTACATTTCAAATACTTTTGATATTACCTTGTGCgtttatacatttttattttacttagTTTTATAAAATTATGATGTCACAGTTTAACTCCGGTTTGACCGCGGTTGGACAGGTGATCTATCCACCTGGTCCCTTTTCCAGTTCGCTTACCGGcccggttttcaaaacattggttcgaagttttaaaaaaaattcctttcttttgttttgtttgagagagaagagaagaaaaaatggcaaaattgtATTCTATGAATAATAAAATtccctcctttcttttctcgcattttctttttactgtaattattttctcttttgcttGGCTCACTTTCTACAAGTTCCAAGCATAGCAGCATTGGTACCACAAACACATTTGTCGTcaatttttacaaaaacaaGTCTAACAAACAAAATAGTACTAAGGCCCCATTCccgaaattttcttaaaaataagcagtttatttcacattttcaaactcaaaaataatgtaaatgaaaaataatttttttttgcaccgtataaaatattctgatgagatctatcaaacaagatccatattaatagaaaaattatttgcgtaaacagattatttttgaatttgaaattattttttttaaaaaaaatatttattttgaattgcggaacggagcctaatagCTACATAGGGGtatcttttgaaaatgtttgtAGCTATGTGATCAAAAGAATAAAATGACGAGACTCGTAGTAGAGTACTCTACCAGCGACGAGACTCGGGACTCGGCTATACATGCGCCTTTCTTTTTAATTGGGTGGTCTCATTTGGTGGGGTCCAAAGAAGTGAATTTTTTCTACCAGTCAGAGTTTTTTTGGTCGCAtttaagaaaaatcaaactgaTCGGCCACTAATAAAGAACCCAAGTACTTTCGCCCAATAACATTTAAAGCAGTATTGACTTTTCAGAATAAAATTTCAAGACAAGCATGTAGTCTAAAATCATGTGACTCTTTTATATCCGATAATTGTTATGTTTTGCGTCCATGATGCACATACACTTGACTTGACACAATGAACAAATTGAATGACCGGGAGTGTTTCCATTAACGAAAAAAGACACTAAAAATCTAATGCATTTTATCATTTCGCTTAtactagtaaattttttttagtattttatcatcttgttttcactaacaaaaaagttgtcaacaaaatttttttttgcttcagtaactctactcacaaacctatcaacaatttatttactaccggaaacaatttaacatttttcaacaatttattcactacgcgaaatacttaacaatttttcaatcacaaataaaaatttataaatttttcactacctgAAACACCCCATTAGGTAACATTTTTGAACTCATGACGTAACCTATATGAGCAGGGCCGCCCAGAGCTAAGGCGGACAAAGCTGCATGCTTAAACTTCCAAATTTTCCTCAAAATTAGGGCCTTAGATAAACAAAAGCaattatgtatatataatttAGTGCTTCGACAGCAAATGAGATAGTTATCCAAGCGAAAAGCTTAATTTTGCTATCTAATACTCCAGTAGTACATGATTCAAATTTTAGGAACCTCTCTTTCCCTTTTTTATAGGTacatatttttccttcacaaattcGTCCTAACCCCTGATAATCTCAGATATTTTATATGAGAAACGGGAGTAGATAATATCCTAATGTCGGTAACTTATCCTAGAAAATTTCAAGGGCTTTCCGTGGTCGGCTTTTGCCCCCACAAATGTAGACATCCGGCTCAATAAGAGcgttcaaaaaaattcctttaTCGAAAGTGGGGTGAGAGTATTAGCTTTAGCTTTtggaccatttaaaataaattaagtatGATTATATAGACACCCCCTCTACTAACTGAAATACCAGTGATGGCACCTTATACCCTCCGTTAACGGTCGTTAattaaccaaataaaaatacatacatCTGCAGAACTTGCAATGAATGGGCGGTCGTTAattaaccaaataaaaatacatacatCAGCGGAACTCGCAATGAATGAGCGGTCGTTAattaaccaaataaaaatacatACAGAACTAGCAATGAGTCGCAGCATCCCTCTGTCAAGTGGGTGCCAATCGATTGATCTgaccgttcatctcgacaattgACGACTCGAATTTTGACCGAGTAATGGATAATTCAGATTTGTATGCGCTCAGATTCAATCCGAAATAAACGGCCGAATGCTACTCGGTGCCTGCCCGGCGGGGATGCTTAGCATAAGACTGGATAGAGGAGCGCAACGTGGTACAGGAGAATAAGGAAGGTACAGTGTAATTTACCTACGTGAAACTTACTCTCTCCGTCCGAATTTAATAGTCAACCATTCAATTCtaactaaataaaaaatacattatatatttaaattggtaataaattttaatccaatatagatcttgtttgataaattttaattacttcaataagataatatttttaaaattatataaaatattataaattgattgattgaaaaataatacgaatttcaaaaaaaattattaaattcgAACGGAATGGGTACATAATTTGcttatttaattattatttccGTTGTTTgtgtacttttctttttttttttttggaattcttGAACTTATAGAATTCGTCTCTTTGAGAAAAATTAGAAACTGTACAAGTACGAATCAACTCGCAACAAAATTAGACAAGACaaaataatttagaaaattGGTTCAAATTGAATTATTCTTGTTTTTAGTGaactactttctcaatttctcaGTCATTATTGTTATactactttttagatttctctcattaAAGATAAAAGTTGAAGCAAAAATTTGGAGCAGCAGAAACAATTCAAAGTAGTAAAAAAGTTAGGCCAAAGAAAGTAAAGAAAGCATCTAGGAATGCAGTAAACCTTCAAATGAATCATGCTAGTTTATGAAAATTCGAGAAACCAGAGACAGAATTTCAAACTAAACAGTCAAAAGAACATTTTTTCTGATCATCATATCATCATACTTAAAATGAATGATCACAACAACAGGGCACTTTTCTATTTCTCCTTTTTGTAAGACGAAAAACCAAAAGGGAGAGGGCAGAGGGAGGAGGAATTCTGCAGGTTCGGCCGCACGAAACCGTAGTTGCGAAGCACCTGATTATCGGCAAAATTCAAAGCCTTTTCCATCCCGATCCAGCATGCGTCGTCCGAGTACCCCGGGTGTTCCCCACTGCACGGCTGACACCCCGTAAAGTGCGTTATGAACGGCCGCATCCGTGCCCGATCGCCTCCTCCCTCCTTGCGGAACGCCTCCGCCATCACCTCCGCGTAGTGCTCGCTCACCTTTTCGGCGTGTCGCCTCCGCagctccaccacctttttctcTATCCTCGCGTAGTTGTCGATGATCTTATCGAACGAGTCGACGATTCCCCCCCAATACCCGCTTAACGTGTACTGATTCTCTATGTAAATCTTATCCCCCcacttctctttctctttcaacaGCAAATAAATCAGACCCGATTGATCGTCTGATACCGGGTACGTCTTGTCGCTCAGCGTTTCCATCTGGATCTTAGCCCAGTTCTCGTAGTTCGGAGTCTGTGGGCCCATCTCGGCCCACGCCTCCAAAAACTCCATCGACCATTGACAGTTTCGCAGGAAAAACACCCCGGCGTTCAACCCGACCCAACTCTTCTTCTCATAGATCAAGTTGGGCCACCCGTCCACCACGAGATTATGGTCTTTATACTTCTCAAACGGCGGCTTAAAATCCATATCAGTAATCATTGCATCCGAGTCAATCCAAAAGATCCACTCAGCCTCCGGGTGGGCAACCATCGTAGCCCGGACTACGGGTATTTTTGCCCAATAGCTCTTCATTTTCGGGTGAAGCAACGCGTTGTTGTAGAAGATATCGTAGCCGTGGATCCGACAGTAATCCACCTTGTTCTTGAACAGCCTCAAGTTCAGGTGATCGCCGATGGGGTTCTTGCACGGCCAAGGCTGCGACGCGGTGAGCATGAAGAGCCGGTTCTCTGCCCCCGCGGCGAACGACGGGTGGTGCTTCAGCCACTCCTTTCTCTTCTCGTCCCAGTTCTTGACCGGACTCCCCACCGTGTAAGTCAGGTCCGGGTCGTCGTAGAACGTGTGGTCGGCCGGGTCGTGGCCCATGTTAACGCCGTGATCGTCCACGCCGGCGCAGTCCGGCATGGCCGCCGCCCCGTCTTGTTCCGGTGATATGGCCATCCTCCTTACGCTTAAGGTGGTTGGTAAGCTAGGGAAAGGCGAAAAAGTCCAGAGCATCAGCAGGGCCACCCCTGCTCCGCCTATGAAAATGGGTTTGCTCCGGCCTGCGGTTTTCACCATTTTCGCAACTCTTGCAACTACTCTGCCTATACCCTAGTTCTGAAATGAATCACGGAGGATTCTGGGGCTCAATTGTACAAAGTCATTGAAAACAGACAGGCCAAGACAAATTATCTTAGGAATAAGATATTCTTGGACTAAGTGATTGATGgcagaacagagagagagagagagagagagacagaacaGGAATAAGAATCAgtaggggggagagagagagagaggggctagTGCTGTGATTGCGGTATCAGTTGATACTTTTTATCAGATGTACAACTGTAAAACACAAAAATCTCCCTCAGATAGATACTATCATACTACTGCTAGGAATGAAAAAGGGGTGATTTTGGCGCTCTCATTTTTGTTAATACCATTTCCCGTCGTGTCTTGAATTCAGGATTGTAAATAAAGCGAGCAGTCTgcgagctcggctcggtttGACTTGTTAAGGCTAGGCTCATTTAATAAACGAGTCGAGTTCGAGCTCaagttttcggctcgtttaaTGAACTAGCCGGCTCGTTCGAAAAAAACACGGCTCGTTAAAGGAGATTCGACTGgattaaagagactcgtttagtaaatgactaagtttggctcgttaaaagCTCGGTTCGTTAAAGCTCGAACCGAGCTCAGttcggctcagctcgtttacacccctagtCTTgattatataatttattttgtgagagaatgaaaatgacattaacaaaaaatgaatgacaaaatcaattcccatgaaaaagagggaaaaatcaTCGTGTGGTCTCAGGGCACGTTACGTAATGTTTTTACATCTTTATCAATCACACATTTTCATGAATCTATACACTCACTGGACCTGGGAGCAATGTGTTGAGACATTTTGTCTCATGTTTGATTATGCACTTCGCACCCACCGCGTGGTTTCGGTTCATTAAGAAATCAACGGTCTGATATTGTTGAATTTAGAACAACGGTCTGATTTTAATTGAACGTATAGATGTCTTACAAGTGAATGGGTGTGAAGAGAACTAATAAGTCTCGGGTGTGTTTTTTCAAACAGAGGGGGTGTTGCTTAAATGAAAGGGTGTGATCTCTCTCTTCCTAGTGATGTGAGTTTTTTCAAGGGATGTGCCTTTCAAAAGGGCACTTATGTATCTATATAAAGCTCATGTACCCAACATTTTTACTACACtgattcatctctctctcacatataGTTTACGGTAGATAAAAAGATTTCTTgaaagtttttcaattttgttagtTGCAATTCTTCACTCAAAGGTTTTGTTGCATTCTGGAAACGGGTTTGTCTGAACCCAACAACAAACTCTACCAAGTAGGGGCATATTACGTTCTAACGATAGTGTATTTAGATACACTTCAAAGTCTTCAAATATCATCATCTCATTCTCTCCCAACACAAGGTGGTGCAGTGGATAAGAGAATCTGGACAATACGTAACGGTACTCCAAGACTACCGAATAAATTTTCCGAAAagaggaagagaaggaaaaacaattCCCAGTGGGATAATGATGTGTgagtaaacaaaacaaaaaggctTGGAGGAATGTGCAAGGTAAGTGGGGTTGACTAGAACTCCGTAGATTGTGCTAATGGACACATGTGATTTTTTGGAATTCGttgcttttaagtttttttatcATGAGATTCAAGACCTTGGGCTTTCGCTAATGGTCTTTGCCCTTGGTTTGAGTCTCGAGGGCGAGCTTACATATTCGAGCCGATGAAGTAGCGGTCGGATTTGAGTTTTGAGGGTGAGATTATAGATTCGAAATGATAGAGTAGCGGTCGGTCTTGTGTAATAAATTAACTCATTAACATCCTATCctttgacaaaagaattattttttaaatcatttttttatcaCCAagttttttatctttctttttttttttttttgtctcaagtTTTTTATCTACTAGTAtttgttttggttattttcGCTTCTTTCTAAGCTGGAGGGACATTTGCAACTGGGTTTCACATGTTCATCTGGGaacggggaaaaaaaattgcactggATCCAATTGGCATGCGGGATTCATGGCTTACCCCCAGGTGGTACGGCGATCAAGACGTCGTGCGATTCACACCCCCTTCGAACTTTGTCTTCTTGCGAAATCCGAATATGTTCCACGAGCatagcattttttttccctcgacTAAAGTCAGCATTACTttaatcaaaccaaacagagtTCAATTAAGCATCTCATATGTCGGCTTTTTATTATTCACAAAGGAATCCAGAACCAATCCTCTCATGTAATGTGTTTCAAATCAAGGACAGACTATAATAAATAATCAAGTTGAATTTTAATCAGATGACGATACACTTGGGAGAGTATAAATTTTGAGACAACAAGGAGGAGGAGAAACTTGTTTACGTTTTGTGCTCAGAAGATGATAAGGacaagaaacatttttttttatcgtgtAAGAAAGAAGGAAATATAAAAAAGATGATCGGAGAGGAAGTCGGTTTTCCCTCCAAATTCCCCAGATTCGTTACCAAATGGATCTACTaggagaaaaaaataatgatgTTAAGAGGTGAATAGCAACAATTTAAAAATCATGGAGCGTATGTATAAAAAGGAGAAAATGCAAGGATAGGGACTAACAAGTCTAATCTAATGGAGTAAAGTAGCATCGTtactttttgttcttctttgcgTCCCTACGCGGAGTTTCTAATCAGTGATCTCATGTGGGTAAGAATCTGTTATGCTTGTCTAATGTTGTAAGATATGCTTgtttaagaataaaaaaatattttaaaattattttagaaagaagaaaagattaaaaaatatgaaatggaGAGGAAGTTGGGTTTTCCGTCTGAATTCCCTAGATTCATTATCAACCGGACCTGTCaagtaaccaaaccaaaccaaatcgagccttatgtcccaatcaatttgaggtcagctacatgaatct
Proteins encoded in this window:
- the LOC131303508 gene encoding putative glycosyltransferase 7, producing the protein MVKTAGRSKPIFIGGAGVALLMLWTFSPFPSLPTTLSVRRMAISPEQDGAAAMPDCAGVDDHGVNMGHDPADHTFYDDPDLTYTVGSPVKNWDEKRKEWLKHHPSFAAGAENRLFMLTASQPWPCKNPIGDHLNLRLFKNKVDYCRIHGYDIFYNNALLHPKMKSYWAKIPVVRATMVAHPEAEWIFWIDSDAMITDMDFKPPFEKYKDHNLVVDGWPNLIYEKKSWVGLNAGVFFLRNCQWSMEFLEAWAEMGPQTPNYENWAKIQMETLSDKTYPVSDDQSGLIYLLLKEKEKWGDKIYIENQYTLSGYWGGIVDSFDKIIDNYARIEKKVVELRRRHAEKVSEHYAEVMAEAFRKEGGGDRARMRPFITHFTGCQPCSGEHPGYSDDACWIGMEKALNFADNQVLRNYGFVRPNLQNSSSLCPLPFGFSSYKKEK